Proteins from one Syntrophorhabdaceae bacterium genomic window:
- the pgm gene encoding phosphoglucomutase (alpha-D-glucose-1,6-bisphosphate-dependent) has protein sequence MALHELAGKPVPRNLLVNIPRLVSAYYTESPDPAVNAEAIEFGTSGHRGSSFRKSFNEAHILAVTQAVCDYRAGRSIDGPLFLGMDTHALSEPSHATAIEVFAANGVNLMIQKGGGYTPTPVVSHAVLSYNRGRSTGLADGAVITPSHNPPEDGGFKYDPPHGGPADVAVTRWIEDRANDLLRRGNDGVKRLSLRAALSSGTVHEYDFILPYVADLAHIIDMEAIKNSGITIGVDPLGGASLPYWEPIREMYGLDLTVVNPALDPAFGFMTVDKDGKVRMDCSSPYAMARLVGLRGDFDIAFGTDPDADRHGIVTRSAGLMNPNHFLSVAIWYLFQHRPRWSGSSAVGKTLVSSSMIDRVASHLDRALYEVPVGFKWFVDGLIDGKYGFGGEESAGASFLKKDGTVWTTDKDGIIMGLLAAEITAVTGEDPGVHYEALTELFGAPVYERIDAPATPEQKALLGKLSPDQVKTDTLGGEKILAKLTEAPGNGAAIGGLKVVSRNGWFAARPSGTENIYKIYAESFLGTDHLHTLQEEAIEMIRRLFEAQGVG, from the coding sequence ATGGCATTGCACGAACTTGCCGGCAAACCCGTCCCCAGAAACCTGCTCGTAAATATACCAAGACTCGTGAGCGCCTATTATACGGAAAGCCCCGACCCTGCCGTCAACGCGGAAGCCATAGAGTTCGGCACCTCCGGCCACAGGGGATCGTCTTTCCGCAAGAGCTTCAATGAAGCCCACATTCTTGCCGTAACCCAGGCGGTCTGCGATTACCGGGCGGGCCGCTCCATTGACGGGCCCCTCTTCCTCGGCATGGACACCCACGCCCTGTCGGAGCCGAGCCATGCCACGGCCATCGAAGTCTTCGCGGCAAACGGCGTCAACCTGATGATCCAGAAAGGCGGGGGGTATACGCCCACGCCCGTAGTCTCCCACGCGGTACTTTCCTACAACCGCGGAAGATCGACAGGCCTCGCAGACGGGGCAGTGATCACCCCTTCCCATAACCCGCCCGAAGACGGCGGCTTCAAGTACGATCCCCCTCACGGCGGCCCTGCTGATGTGGCGGTGACCCGCTGGATAGAAGACCGGGCGAACGATCTTCTCCGCCGCGGCAACGACGGCGTGAAGCGCCTCTCCTTACGGGCAGCCCTTTCCTCGGGGACGGTGCACGAATACGACTTTATCCTGCCCTATGTTGCCGATCTCGCCCACATCATCGATATGGAGGCGATAAAGAATTCGGGGATCACCATAGGCGTCGATCCCTTGGGCGGCGCGTCGCTCCCTTATTGGGAGCCCATTAGAGAGATGTACGGCCTCGACCTCACGGTCGTCAATCCGGCCCTTGACCCTGCCTTCGGCTTCATGACGGTCGATAAGGACGGCAAGGTGCGGATGGACTGCTCCTCTCCTTATGCCATGGCCCGCCTCGTGGGCTTAAGGGGTGATTTCGACATCGCCTTCGGGACCGACCCGGATGCCGATCGACACGGCATCGTGACGAGGAGCGCGGGACTCATGAACCCGAACCATTTTCTCTCGGTGGCGATCTGGTATCTATTCCAGCACAGGCCCCGATGGAGCGGGAGTTCGGCGGTGGGCAAGACCCTCGTGAGCAGCAGCATGATCGACAGGGTGGCGAGCCATCTCGACCGCGCGCTCTACGAGGTGCCGGTGGGATTCAAATGGTTCGTAGATGGTTTGATCGACGGAAAATACGGATTCGGTGGCGAGGAAAGCGCGGGGGCATCGTTTCTCAAGAAAGACGGAACCGTGTGGACCACCGATAAAGACGGGATCATCATGGGTCTTTTGGCCGCGGAAATCACCGCGGTCACGGGAGAAGACCCGGGCGTCCATTACGAGGCCCTGACCGAGCTGTTCGGCGCCCCTGTCTACGAGCGCATCGATGCCCCGGCTACCCCGGAGCAGAAGGCCCTGCTGGGGAAACTCTCTCCCGATCAGGTGAAGACCGATACGCTCGGCGGAGAGAAGATCCTTGCGAAATTAACGGAAGCACCGGGCAATGGCGCGGCCATCGGAGGCCTCAAGGTCGTCTCCCGAAACGGGTGGTTCGCGGCAAGGCCTTCGGGGACGGAAAATATCTACAAAATTTATGCGGAGAGCTTCCTCGGAACAGACCATCTCCATACCCTTCAGGAAGAGGCGATCGAGATGATCCGCCGGCTCTTTGAAGCGCAGGGAGTGGGGTAA
- a CDS encoding 4-alpha-glucanotransferase, whose product MRFNVFCHTEWGQDVYVLGSGPELGEWDRDRALKMAYTSGGIWTGVVTIPDCPARAFEYKYIIKADKGFLREETYPRSVASVLQGQEISGTIALLDTWDDPSDPDSLFRTAPFVETIFKRTPGALYENSDLGDGDSSSPIKIRLRLLNPRVCGDDVVAVIGSIPSLGEGDKTKAVPMDSSHFPYWTLDLTVSPDVAEFSYTYIVKERGGRIIAREESPERNVHLADHLSLEKGDGTGLIQVTDNKFHYEKKWKGAGIAIPVFSIRTEKGLGVGEFCDLKDLAEWARSSGFQLIQMLPINDTSAYMSWMDSYPYSCISVFALHPLYLNLEAIGDLPAGMAGEIALHRTSLNNSPVFEYERVMAIKRPFLMRIFEAQQEAFLSSVEFNLFLTDHGHWLKPYAVFSSLRDHFRTGDFTQWGPWNEGKSEEIEQLASPGSEFYGLVSFYYFIQYHLHLQLLEASRYAKERGVVLKGDIPIGIQKRSDSCWIKPELFHMDRSAGAPPDPFSDSGQNWGFPTYNWEKMAGDGYSWWQRRMRHMSLYFQMIRLDHVLGFFRIWEIPDEYYSGLMGHFNPVIPVTEEELAGQGFRDLERLTEPYIPRWLVRAIFGADTDFATVHFLEETKEGFFRLKSSCATQRGAVESVDSLRDSSETWNMRLNAMQEGLFTLIMNVLFLKDPEGPALHPRINIRDSASFACLEGWMRESLYRLYNDYFYHRQEEFWRDSAMIKLPVLKKVSNMLVCGEDLGMIPDCVPGVMEELCLLGLQIQRMPKESDREFGYPWDYSYLTVCSTSSHDMSTLRGWWEEDKERTKRFYHKVLGREGEPPLTCEAPVAREIIRQHLESPSMWAVFPLQDILAMSADLRRPGAPQDEQINMPSDPHHLWNFRLHLSVEKLREEHEFNENILKMVRDAGRLGPY is encoded by the coding sequence GTGCGCTTTAATGTATTTTGCCACACCGAATGGGGTCAGGACGTCTATGTTCTCGGCTCCGGGCCGGAGCTGGGAGAGTGGGACCGCGACCGGGCCTTAAAAATGGCCTATACGTCCGGCGGCATCTGGACCGGGGTTGTCACCATTCCCGATTGTCCGGCACGTGCTTTTGAGTACAAATACATAATTAAGGCAGATAAGGGCTTCCTCCGGGAAGAGACCTATCCGCGGTCTGTGGCGTCCGTTCTTCAGGGACAGGAGATATCCGGCACGATAGCCCTTCTCGATACGTGGGATGACCCATCCGACCCCGACTCCCTTTTTCGTACTGCCCCGTTTGTGGAGACCATATTCAAGCGCACCCCCGGCGCCTTGTATGAAAATAGCGACCTCGGGGACGGCGATTCGTCCTCCCCGATCAAAATAAGGCTCCGGCTGCTGAATCCCCGTGTGTGCGGCGATGATGTGGTTGCAGTCATCGGCAGTATCCCGTCCCTCGGCGAAGGGGATAAGACGAAAGCCGTCCCTATGGATTCGTCGCACTTTCCCTATTGGACGCTCGATCTGACGGTTTCGCCGGATGTGGCGGAATTCTCTTATACCTATATTGTCAAAGAGAGGGGCGGCCGGATCATTGCCCGGGAAGAGAGTCCCGAGCGCAACGTTCACCTCGCGGACCACCTTTCTCTTGAAAAGGGTGATGGCACCGGCCTGATTCAGGTGACCGACAATAAATTCCATTATGAAAAAAAATGGAAGGGCGCGGGTATCGCCATACCCGTCTTTTCTATCCGCACTGAAAAGGGGCTCGGAGTGGGGGAATTCTGCGACCTCAAGGATCTTGCCGAATGGGCGCGGTCGAGCGGGTTTCAGCTCATCCAGATGCTGCCCATCAATGACACGTCCGCCTACATGAGCTGGATGGACTCATACCCTTACAGCTGCATTTCCGTCTTTGCCCTCCACCCCCTTTATCTGAACCTCGAAGCGATAGGGGATTTACCGGCGGGGATGGCTGGTGAGATCGCGCTCCACAGGACGAGTCTCAATAACTCGCCGGTATTTGAATACGAGCGTGTCATGGCAATTAAACGGCCTTTTCTCATGCGCATTTTCGAGGCGCAACAAGAGGCCTTTCTCTCGTCCGTCGAATTCAACCTTTTTCTCACGGACCACGGACACTGGCTCAAGCCCTATGCGGTCTTTTCCTCATTGCGGGACCATTTCCGGACGGGCGACTTCACCCAGTGGGGTCCCTGGAATGAAGGGAAAAGTGAAGAGATAGAACAGCTCGCCTCACCCGGCTCCGAATTTTACGGGCTCGTCTCTTTTTACTATTTCATTCAGTATCACCTTCACCTGCAGCTCCTGGAAGCTTCCCGTTATGCGAAAGAGCGCGGCGTGGTCCTGAAGGGAGATATCCCCATAGGCATACAGAAACGAAGCGATTCATGCTGGATAAAGCCCGAGCTTTTTCATATGGACCGATCTGCGGGCGCGCCGCCGGACCCTTTTTCCGATTCCGGCCAGAACTGGGGCTTTCCCACCTATAACTGGGAGAAGATGGCCGGGGATGGGTATTCGTGGTGGCAGCGCCGGATGAGGCACATGTCCCTTTATTTCCAGATGATCCGTCTCGACCACGTCCTTGGCTTCTTTCGAATTTGGGAGATCCCCGATGAATACTATTCCGGCCTCATGGGACATTTTAACCCCGTCATCCCGGTGACGGAGGAGGAGCTTGCAGGGCAGGGTTTCCGGGATTTGGAGCGGCTCACCGAGCCCTATATTCCGCGCTGGCTCGTGCGCGCCATATTCGGCGCCGATACGGATTTTGCGACTGTCCACTTCCTGGAGGAGACAAAGGAGGGGTTCTTCCGCCTGAAGTCCTCCTGCGCTACCCAGAGGGGGGCCGTGGAATCGGTGGATTCCCTCCGGGACAGCTCGGAAACCTGGAATATGCGGCTCAACGCGATGCAGGAGGGATTGTTTACCCTGATCATGAACGTCCTTTTCCTTAAGGACCCGGAAGGACCGGCCCTCCATCCCCGCATCAACATACGGGACAGCGCCTCCTTTGCATGCCTCGAAGGGTGGATGAGGGAGAGCCTCTATCGTCTTTACAACGACTATTTTTATCACCGGCAGGAGGAATTCTGGCGCGATTCTGCGATGATAAAACTGCCGGTCCTCAAGAAAGTCTCCAATATGCTCGTCTGCGGTGAAGACCTGGGAATGATCCCGGATTGCGTGCCCGGCGTGATGGAGGAGCTTTGCCTCCTCGGACTGCAAATTCAGAGGATGCCCAAGGAATCGGACAGGGAATTCGGCTATCCTTGGGATTATTCGTATCTGACCGTCTGCTCCACGTCGAGCCACGATATGTCCACTCTCAGGGGCTGGTGGGAAGAGGACAAGGAGAGGACGAAGAGGTTTTACCATAAAGTGCTCGGCCGCGAAGGAGAGCCGCCTCTCACCTGCGAAGCGCCCGTGGCGCGGGAGATCATCAGGCAGCACCTGGAGTCGCCGTCCATGTGGGCGGTTTTTCCCCTTCAGGATATCCTCGCCATGAGTGCCGATCTCAGGCGGCCCGGCGCTCCCCAGGACGAACAGATCAACATGCCCTCCGACCCGCACCATTTATGGAATTTCCGCCTTCACCTTAGTGTTGAAAAGCTGAGGGAAGAACATGAATTCAACGAAAATATCCTCAAAATGGTGCGCGATGCCGGGCGCCTTGGACCGTATTAG
- a CDS encoding XdhC family protein has product MRELYIKIAELLSRGESFAVATIFDKAGSAPRAEGAKMVVRADGSIAGTIGGGRLEADAIGLAREVIDKKKTITHTFDLTSADAAGSDMICGGSGEILIDYIDAGEENNLKIYSEAARIVSQGRKGWLITVLDRQTGAEGVSREQCLIGEDRRVIGTVTCDPYLLEKLISGPAKITLHSEAFDTHRFLVEPLRQGGTVFLFGAGHVSQKIAPLSASVGFRTVVLDDREDFANRERFPEPTEIKVINSFKTLPDLGIGPDSYLVIVTRGHLFDKHVLEQVLRKGAAYVGMIGSRRKRDLIYEESMGRGFTKEELARVFSPIGTDIGAETPEELAVSIVGELIKVRSEKSGSGKKKRDSEVVFCGNIKQV; this is encoded by the coding sequence ATGAGAGAACTTTACATAAAAATAGCGGAATTATTGAGCCGGGGGGAGAGTTTTGCGGTTGCCACCATTTTTGATAAGGCGGGCTCCGCTCCCCGTGCCGAAGGGGCGAAGATGGTGGTGAGGGCTGACGGCTCCATCGCGGGCACCATCGGAGGGGGACGGCTCGAAGCGGACGCCATAGGCCTCGCACGGGAGGTCATCGATAAAAAGAAGACGATTACCCACACCTTCGATCTTACCAGCGCGGATGCCGCGGGCTCCGACATGATCTGCGGAGGATCGGGAGAGATACTGATCGATTATATCGACGCAGGAGAGGAGAACAACCTGAAAATCTATTCGGAGGCCGCCCGGATCGTCTCTCAAGGGAGGAAAGGCTGGCTCATCACCGTTTTGGACAGGCAGACCGGGGCAGAGGGCGTGTCGAGAGAGCAGTGTCTTATAGGGGAAGATAGACGCGTCATCGGCACCGTCACCTGCGATCCTTATCTCCTTGAAAAGCTGATTTCGGGCCCCGCAAAGATCACCCTCCATTCCGAGGCTTTCGATACACACCGTTTCCTTGTGGAGCCCCTGCGACAGGGGGGTACGGTCTTTCTCTTCGGGGCGGGACACGTGTCGCAGAAGATCGCACCTTTGAGCGCAAGCGTCGGTTTCAGGACCGTGGTGCTCGATGACCGGGAGGATTTCGCCAACAGGGAACGCTTTCCCGAGCCCACGGAGATAAAGGTGATAAATTCCTTCAAGACCCTCCCGGACCTCGGCATAGGTCCTGACAGTTATCTCGTGATCGTCACGAGGGGCCACCTTTTCGATAAGCACGTACTCGAACAGGTACTGAGGAAAGGGGCGGCATATGTCGGCATGATCGGCAGCCGGCGCAAGAGAGATCTTATCTATGAGGAATCCATGGGCCGGGGTTTTACGAAGGAAGAGCTGGCACGCGTCTTTTCTCCCATCGGCACCGATATCGGAGCGGAGACTCCGGAGGAGCTGGCCGTTTCCATCGTAGGGGAATTGATCAAAGTGAGGTCCGAAAAAAGCGGCAGCGGAAAAAAGAAGCGGGACAGTGAAGTCGTATTCTGCGGCAACATAAAACAGGTGTAG
- a CDS encoding ferritin family protein: protein MLKFDAADILKFAVRIEEDGELFYLRAAQMAGDKKVTDFFNDLAAEEVRHKSFFQGLLSLVQRIDAPESYPGEYMAYLHDYIDGKVIFSKDKKAVLQEISGVAEALDFAIQREVDSITFYQELKAYVPEKERPAIEKIIMEERGHFARLSAMKRDLP, encoded by the coding sequence ATGCTGAAATTTGACGCTGCCGACATTTTGAAATTTGCCGTCCGTATCGAAGAGGACGGGGAGCTCTTTTATCTCAGGGCCGCCCAGATGGCCGGCGATAAAAAAGTGACCGATTTTTTTAACGACCTTGCCGCGGAAGAGGTCCGCCACAAATCGTTCTTCCAGGGGCTCTTAAGCCTGGTCCAAAGGATCGATGCCCCGGAGAGCTATCCCGGCGAGTATATGGCCTACCTTCATGATTACATCGACGGCAAGGTAATTTTTTCGAAAGATAAAAAGGCGGTCCTCCAGGAGATTAGCGGCGTGGCGGAAGCGCTTGATTTCGCGATCCAGAGGGAAGTCGACTCCATAACCTTTTACCAGGAGCTGAAGGCCTACGTGCCCGAGAAGGAACGTCCCGCCATCGAAAAGATCATTATGGAGGAACGGGGTCATTTTGCGCGCCTCTCCGCGATGAAGAGAGATCTGCCGTAA
- a CDS encoding MBOAT family protein, whose amino-acid sequence MLFNSYFYIFLFLPLCLIVYFLLNDRRLTKASKAWLVLASFVFYGWWNPIYVPLIAGSIVFNYLVGTSISKFRDRGALSRSKWLLWTGIAGNLALLGYFKYTDFFISNVNGLGGLSLSLLHIALPLGISFFTFTQIAYLVDRSKGKVTEYSFMNYGLFVTFFPHLLAGPIIHHSEMMPQFDRRRNKLLDSENLTRGAVLFFTGLFKKVVIADTFAIWANGGYQNLGDPALVQAWVISLSYTLQLYYDFSGYTDMALGSSRMFNIILPINFDSPYRSLNIQEFWRRWHITLGRFMRDYVYIPLGGNKASEGRILLNIMITFFIVGLWHGAGWTFVAWGCMHGAALVVYRAWNRLHISMPKWLAWLITFNFVNVGWVFFRAPTFADALKILKGMAGLNGSGLPGTTAPFIVKVKEFIPDLKEVVQRMGDPDIMLIMFFLFLPLSFLFRNSNQIAAKFQPGTIPLIVFSCIAALSVLYLGSYSEFLYFRF is encoded by the coding sequence ATGCTCTTTAATTCATATTTCTATATTTTTCTCTTTCTTCCCCTGTGCCTCATAGTCTACTTCCTCTTGAACGACAGGAGGCTGACGAAGGCCTCCAAGGCCTGGCTCGTTCTTGCCTCTTTCGTATTTTATGGGTGGTGGAACCCTATTTACGTGCCTCTCATCGCGGGGAGCATCGTCTTTAATTACCTCGTGGGCACGTCGATTTCCAAGTTTCGCGACCGGGGGGCGCTCTCCCGCTCAAAATGGCTCCTCTGGACGGGCATTGCAGGCAACCTCGCCCTCTTGGGCTATTTTAAATATACCGATTTTTTTATTTCGAATGTGAACGGGCTGGGCGGGCTTTCCCTCTCGCTCCTCCATATTGCCCTGCCCCTGGGCATAAGTTTCTTCACCTTCACTCAGATCGCATACCTGGTGGACAGGTCAAAGGGGAAAGTGACCGAGTACAGTTTCATGAACTACGGCCTCTTCGTGACCTTTTTCCCCCATCTCCTTGCGGGTCCCATCATTCACCACTCGGAAATGATGCCCCAGTTCGACAGGAGAAGAAATAAGCTTCTCGATTCGGAGAACCTCACGAGAGGGGCTGTCCTCTTCTTCACGGGGCTTTTCAAAAAGGTCGTGATAGCCGATACTTTCGCCATCTGGGCAAACGGGGGCTACCAGAACCTGGGCGACCCTGCACTGGTTCAGGCATGGGTGATCTCCCTTTCCTATACCCTGCAGCTCTACTATGATTTTTCCGGTTATACCGACATGGCGCTTGGCTCCTCGCGCATGTTCAATATTATCCTGCCCATAAACTTCGACAGTCCTTACAGGTCCCTCAATATCCAGGAATTCTGGCGAAGATGGCACATTACGCTGGGGAGGTTCATGAGGGATTACGTCTATATCCCTCTCGGGGGCAATAAGGCGTCGGAAGGCCGTATCCTGCTTAACATCATGATCACTTTTTTCATCGTCGGCCTCTGGCATGGAGCGGGGTGGACGTTCGTGGCCTGGGGATGCATGCACGGCGCAGCCCTCGTGGTCTACCGCGCGTGGAATAGACTCCATATCTCCATGCCCAAGTGGCTGGCATGGCTCATCACGTTCAATTTCGTGAATGTGGGATGGGTATTTTTTCGGGCGCCCACCTTCGCAGACGCCCTTAAAATATTGAAAGGCATGGCCGGGCTGAACGGGTCGGGGCTACCGGGGACGACGGCCCCTTTCATCGTTAAGGTGAAGGAATTTATACCCGACCTTAAAGAAGTGGTGCAAAGGATGGGCGACCCGGACATCATGCTGATCATGTTCTTCCTCTTTCTCCCCCTGTCGTTTCTCTTCAGGAATTCGAATCAAATCGCCGCGAAGTTTCAGCCGGGGACAATCCCGTTAATCGTCTTCTCCTGCATCGCCGCGCTTTCCGTGCTTTACCTCGGCTCTTATTCCGAATTCCTCTATTTCAGGTTCTGA
- a CDS encoding class I SAM-dependent rRNA methyltransferase, translating to MITLTVKQKRIGPVVGGHPWVFSQAFEPIPDAIPAGEPVRLMSSSGEFLAQGYFSSYSQITVRIWGHEKEEEVDEQFFIRRVEKAYNLRRKYVENAETDSYRLINAESDFLPGLVVDKYGDYLVVQFHTRGIEAWKVPIIAALDHVVRPKGIYERSDITQRAIEGMEAKTGTLAGDVPDVFTIRENGFAFLVDVKKGQKTGFFLDQRDKRKAFLRYTRDKSVLNCFSYTGGFSVYSLAGGARRVVNVDTSAAALDLAKENIRMNGFSDNLCESVCTDVKGYLKQGGEKFDAIVLDPPAFIKDRRKKKEGLVGYRGINEAAMRLLAREGILLTCSCSTHLSVEELRFILSEAGGRTKKNFKFLEAHTHGIDHPVLVPFTEGEYLKCFILSL from the coding sequence ATGATTACACTAACCGTAAAACAGAAACGTATCGGACCTGTAGTAGGCGGCCACCCCTGGGTATTTTCCCAGGCCTTCGAGCCGATCCCCGACGCGATTCCCGCGGGTGAGCCCGTCCGGCTCATGAGCAGCTCCGGGGAATTTCTCGCCCAGGGGTATTTCAGCTCCTATTCTCAGATCACCGTGCGCATCTGGGGACATGAGAAAGAGGAAGAGGTGGACGAGCAGTTTTTCATCCGCCGTGTGGAAAAGGCCTATAACCTGCGCCGGAAGTACGTGGAGAACGCGGAAACCGACTCCTACCGGCTTATTAACGCCGAGAGCGATTTCCTGCCCGGCCTCGTTGTGGATAAATACGGCGACTATCTCGTAGTCCAGTTCCACACGCGGGGGATCGAGGCCTGGAAGGTCCCTATTATCGCCGCCCTCGATCACGTGGTCCGGCCAAAGGGCATCTATGAGCGCTCCGACATCACCCAGCGCGCAATAGAGGGGATGGAGGCGAAGACCGGGACCCTGGCGGGCGATGTCCCGGACGTTTTCACCATCAGGGAGAATGGGTTTGCCTTTCTTGTAGACGTGAAGAAAGGGCAGAAGACGGGTTTCTTCCTCGATCAGCGGGACAAGAGAAAGGCCTTCCTCCGCTACACAAGAGACAAATCGGTCCTCAACTGCTTCTCCTATACAGGAGGTTTCTCCGTCTACAGCCTTGCAGGCGGGGCCAGGCGCGTGGTCAATGTGGATACCTCGGCGGCAGCCCTCGATCTCGCCAAAGAGAATATCAGGATGAACGGCTTTTCCGATAACCTGTGCGAATCGGTCTGCACCGATGTAAAGGGTTACCTGAAACAAGGTGGTGAGAAATTCGATGCCATCGTCCTCGATCCGCCGGCCTTCATCAAGGACAGAAGAAAGAAGAAGGAAGGCCTCGTAGGCTACAGGGGCATCAACGAGGCGGCGATGAGACTCCTCGCCAGGGAAGGCATCCTCCTCACCTGCTCCTGCTCCACTCATCTGAGCGTCGAGGAGCTGAGATTCATCCTCTCCGAAGCGGGGGGCCGGACAAAAAAGAACTTCAAATTCCTCGAAGCCCATACCCACGGCATCGACCATCCCGTTCTCGTGCCTTTTACCGAGGGCGAATACCTGAAGTGTTTTATCCTGAGCCTCTGA
- a CDS encoding cysteine hydrolase family protein, translated as MKPALILIDIQKDYFPGGRMELSGPLEAAHAAKTILEVFRGSNLPLVHIRHVSLSESATFFIPHTTGIEFHPSVEPLPEETILTKHYPNSFRETGLGAHLRSLAIDTVVVTGMMSHMCVDATVRAGFDGGFRCLVTHDACATKGLSFNGIEVPARDVHASFMAALAAVYADVMESSRVISLLTRL; from the coding sequence ATGAAACCGGCGCTGATCCTCATCGATATTCAGAAGGATTATTTTCCCGGCGGGCGTATGGAATTATCGGGCCCCCTCGAGGCCGCACACGCGGCGAAGACTATCCTCGAGGTCTTCCGGGGGTCTAACCTTCCCCTCGTTCACATACGCCATGTTTCCCTCTCTGAGAGCGCGACGTTCTTCATTCCCCATACGACGGGCATCGAGTTTCATCCGTCGGTAGAACCCCTTCCCGAAGAAACAATCCTCACAAAACATTATCCCAACAGTTTCAGGGAGACGGGCCTGGGTGCGCACCTAAGGTCCCTGGCGATCGATACAGTCGTGGTGACCGGCATGATGTCTCACATGTGCGTCGATGCCACGGTACGGGCCGGTTTTGACGGAGGTTTCAGGTGCCTCGTGACACACGACGCCTGCGCCACGAAAGGGCTCAGCTTCAACGGCATCGAGGTGCCTGCCCGGGACGTGCATGCGTCTTTCATGGCAGCCCTGGCCGCAGTCTATGCAGACGTTATGGAAAGCAGCAGAGTCATAAGTCTCTTAACGCGCCTTTGA
- a CDS encoding carboxymuconolactone decarboxylase family protein, whose product MKDIHEIFTTFKEEFPLIYDKHEALGAEIHERSGSLPEKVRWLVKIAVSGATGHRVALETHIAKGREAGLTDEEMKHALLLLIPTVGFPTFMEAYSTLCKTRVP is encoded by the coding sequence TCACGAGATCTTCACCACTTTCAAAGAGGAATTTCCCCTTATCTATGACAAACATGAAGCCCTCGGGGCGGAGATCCATGAAAGGTCCGGCTCCTTGCCCGAGAAGGTCAGGTGGCTTGTGAAGATCGCAGTATCGGGGGCCACAGGTCACCGGGTAGCCTTAGAGACCCATATTGCGAAGGGAAGGGAAGCGGGCCTTACGGATGAAGAGATGAAACATGCCCTCCTCCTCCTTATCCCCACCGTGGGATTCCCCACTTTCATGGAAGCCTATTCCACACTATGCAAAACCCGCGTGCCCTGA
- the amrB gene encoding AmmeMemoRadiSam system protein B — protein MERPKLRWIEASPIVHEGEEMILLRDSEGIVEQALIVSRPTAFLLSLMDGTRTLEEIQGDYGKIAGGMIDLERIREVVLAMDSNLFLMNRKYLSRFDEIKKAYEDAPVRESSLAGKSYPGESADLLAYLDDMLTLPSKKPEGSITGILAPHIDYGRGKEVYRQVYAYLRGAQRPLIVIFGTCHGYAEGMLHISTKGFATPLGVVPACAGVCDLVRSHRDLKGCVNEWPHRNEHSIELQLPLIQHLCAGAPVEILPILTGSMHEYIVGNKGLEEEEMSRLVEGLREVLKEYGKPCLLLSGADLAHIGAQFGDPSPLDGETLARSKERDEAILRHVEKVDGRAFFEEVRAEQDKRRICGLTSIYIQLKLLEGHRGKIIDYGQWSDGRSSVSFAGAVFYAP, from the coding sequence ATGGAAAGACCGAAATTACGCTGGATTGAGGCGTCGCCCATCGTGCACGAAGGGGAGGAGATGATACTCTTACGGGACTCGGAGGGTATAGTCGAACAGGCCCTCATTGTGTCGAGGCCCACCGCCTTTCTTCTTTCTCTTATGGACGGCACGAGGACCCTGGAGGAGATTCAGGGCGATTACGGAAAGATCGCCGGCGGCATGATTGACCTGGAACGGATTCGAGAGGTGGTCCTCGCCATGGACTCGAACCTCTTTCTCATGAACCGGAAGTATCTGAGCCGGTTTGACGAGATAAAGAAGGCCTACGAGGACGCCCCGGTGAGAGAATCGTCCCTCGCCGGGAAAAGCTATCCCGGCGAGTCCGCCGATCTCCTCGCCTATCTTGACGATATGCTTACCCTCCCGTCAAAAAAGCCCGAGGGTTCGATTACGGGAATCCTCGCGCCCCACATCGATTACGGTCGGGGCAAAGAGGTATACCGGCAGGTGTACGCCTATCTCAGGGGCGCCCAAAGACCTTTAATAGTGATATTCGGCACGTGCCACGGTTACGCGGAAGGAATGCTCCATATTTCCACAAAAGGCTTCGCTACCCCCTTGGGCGTGGTCCCTGCCTGCGCGGGGGTGTGCGATCTCGTGCGGTCCCACCGGGACCTGAAAGGGTGCGTGAACGAATGGCCCCATAGAAACGAGCATTCCATCGAGCTTCAGCTTCCACTCATCCAGCACCTGTGTGCCGGCGCCCCTGTCGAAATCCTCCCTATCCTGACCGGTTCCATGCACGAGTACATTGTGGGTAATAAAGGACTCGAGGAAGAGGAGATGAGCCGCCTGGTCGAAGGGCTGAGAGAGGTGCTCAAGGAGTACGGCAAACCCTGCCTTCTCCTTTCCGGTGCGGACCTCGCCCACATAGGGGCACAGTTCGGAGACCCTTCGCCCCTCGACGGGGAGACCCTCGCCCGCTCAAAAGAAAGAGACGAAGCGATTCTCCGGCACGTGGAAAAGGTCGATGGCCGGGCATTTTTCGAAGAGGTCAGGGCGGAACAGGATAAAAGAAGGATATGCGGGCTCACGTCTATCTACATTCAATTGAAGCTCCTGGAAGGACACAGGGGTAAAATCATCGACTACGGACAGTGGAGCGACGGACGCTCATCAGTCAGCTTCGCGGGGGCGGTCTTTTACGCACCTTAA